From a region of the Nonlabens dokdonensis DSW-6 genome:
- the dnaE gene encoding DNA polymerase III subunit alpha: MYLIFDTETTGLPKRWDAPYTDVDNWPRVIQIAWQLHDAMGNLIEAQDYLIQPDGFDIPYDAERIHGISTALAQKDGIPLEEMLAKFNIALSKTKFVVGQNLKFDLNVTGAEFERTQIGNDLQELPVLDTCTEHTANLCKIPGGRYGKFKLPTLTELHEFLFQQPFGEAHNATADVEATTRCFLELIRKEQYSLAQLGVEDGYFSRFRESNPTTIQPVGIPHVNLKKASEKLKTDAAPEITKEEIKENLNELNEVKFAHLHSHSQFSILQSTASVKDLVDAAAANDMPAVAMTDHANMMGAFHFVKAVKAYNASLVDAEDGSHRSPIKPIIGCEFQVCEDMHDRTHKDNGYQIVILAKNKNGYHNLAKMASKAYTEGFYYMPRIDKKLVEEYKEDLIVLTGNMYGEVPSKILNLGEKQAEEALLWWKEHFGEDLYIEIMRHGQEDENRANEVLLQFAQKHEVKIVATNNTYYIHKDDANAHDILLCVKDNEKQATPIGRGRGYRYGLPNQEYYYKSDLEMKELFKDLPEAIFNVQEVVDKIEAYELARDVLLPAFDIPAEFVDANDAIEKTKNGENNYLRHLTYEGAKIRYGEITPEIKERLEFELDTIARTGYPGYFLITWDFIKAAREMDVAVGPGRGSAAGSVVAYCLWITNVDPIHYDLLFERFLNPDRVSMPDIDIDFDDENRHKVMDYVIEKYGASQVAQIITYGTMAAKSSIRDTARALDLPLQDADRVAKLIPDFAKLKKIFALEDNEIGSKFRGDDADMVRELRGLAEGNDLTAETLKQARILEGSVRNTGVHACGVIITPDDLTNFVPVATAKNSDLYVTQFDNEVVESAGLLKMDFLGLKTLSQIKDTVAIIKERHGIELDIESIPLDDEKTYELFQRGETTAIFQYESVGMQKYMRELKPTQFADLIAMNALYRPGPLEYIPEFIDRKHGRKEIVYDLDAMEEYLQETYGITVYQEQVMLLSQKLANFSKGDADVLRKAMGKKQMATLQKMKPQFLDAGEGNGHDRTILEKVWKDWEAFASYAFNKSHSTCYAWIAYQTAYLKANYGAEFMAATLSNNMNQIKDVTKFMDECRRMGLDVLGPDVNESNYKFTVNPKGAIRFGMGAVKGLGHGAVMTIIDNRKDGPYKSIFDMAKRIDLRAANKKSFEALALSGGFDGLGGENRAQFFYEFENGQIFLEQVVKYAQKFQENENSAQVSLFGEASDVQIPEPQLPICEDWGTMEKLKREKEVVGIYISGHPLDDYKKEIEFFCNANLAAMKDLTPLVNRELTFCGVITEARHMMSKANKPWGMFTMEDYEETYEFRMFGEDYLKFRHFLIPNTFLHAKVKIQQGWIDKNTGKPRDPRILFTAMSQLQDVMSQAAKKLTIELHVSEVLEERIELLKETLDKHQGDHRLYFNLKDHEEKISLDMSARLQKVNVTAELLEVLDENEITYGVG, encoded by the coding sequence ATGTATTTAATATTTGACACAGAAACTACCGGATTACCTAAAAGATGGGACGCACCATATACAGATGTTGACAACTGGCCACGTGTGATTCAAATCGCCTGGCAATTACATGATGCGATGGGTAACCTTATCGAGGCGCAAGATTATTTGATACAGCCAGACGGTTTTGACATTCCTTATGATGCAGAGCGAATTCACGGTATTTCTACAGCATTGGCTCAAAAGGATGGGATCCCTCTAGAAGAAATGCTGGCTAAATTCAACATTGCGTTGAGTAAAACAAAATTTGTAGTAGGTCAAAATTTAAAATTTGACCTCAACGTTACAGGAGCCGAGTTTGAACGCACGCAAATAGGTAACGATCTTCAAGAGCTACCTGTTCTAGACACTTGTACAGAGCACACTGCAAACCTTTGTAAAATCCCTGGTGGCCGTTATGGAAAGTTCAAACTTCCTACGCTTACAGAGTTGCATGAATTTTTATTTCAGCAACCTTTTGGCGAGGCACATAATGCGACGGCAGATGTTGAAGCAACGACCAGATGTTTCCTAGAACTTATTAGAAAGGAGCAATACTCACTGGCTCAACTAGGAGTAGAAGATGGTTATTTTTCTCGCTTTCGCGAAAGCAACCCTACCACTATCCAACCGGTAGGAATACCACATGTCAATCTTAAAAAAGCATCTGAAAAACTTAAAACTGATGCTGCACCAGAGATTACTAAAGAAGAAATAAAGGAAAACCTCAATGAGTTAAATGAAGTAAAATTTGCTCATTTACATTCACACAGTCAGTTTTCTATTCTACAATCTACGGCTAGCGTAAAAGATCTAGTAGATGCAGCAGCAGCAAACGACATGCCTGCAGTTGCGATGACAGATCATGCTAATATGATGGGAGCATTTCACTTTGTTAAAGCTGTAAAAGCATACAATGCTAGTCTGGTAGATGCTGAAGATGGATCACATCGCAGCCCTATAAAACCTATCATAGGCTGTGAATTTCAGGTTTGTGAAGATATGCACGACCGCACTCATAAAGATAACGGTTATCAAATCGTCATATTAGCCAAAAATAAAAATGGCTATCACAACCTAGCCAAGATGGCTAGTAAAGCCTATACAGAGGGTTTTTACTACATGCCACGTATTGATAAAAAGCTGGTAGAAGAATATAAAGAAGATCTTATTGTACTCACTGGTAACATGTATGGTGAAGTGCCTTCTAAAATTTTAAATCTAGGAGAAAAACAAGCCGAAGAAGCACTTTTGTGGTGGAAAGAACATTTTGGTGAAGACTTGTACATTGAGATCATGCGCCATGGCCAAGAAGATGAAAACAGAGCCAATGAAGTATTGCTCCAATTTGCTCAAAAACATGAGGTGAAAATTGTTGCTACTAACAACACCTATTACATCCATAAAGATGATGCAAACGCGCATGACATTTTACTTTGTGTAAAAGATAATGAAAAGCAGGCTACACCTATAGGTCGCGGGCGTGGTTATCGATACGGTTTACCTAATCAAGAGTATTATTATAAGAGCGACTTGGAAATGAAAGAGCTTTTTAAAGATCTTCCAGAAGCTATTTTTAATGTGCAAGAAGTAGTCGATAAAATAGAAGCTTATGAATTGGCTAGAGATGTACTCTTACCTGCCTTTGATATACCAGCCGAATTTGTAGATGCAAATGACGCGATAGAAAAAACTAAAAATGGAGAAAATAACTATTTAAGACACCTTACTTACGAAGGAGCCAAAATACGTTACGGAGAAATCACTCCAGAAATTAAAGAACGATTAGAATTTGAATTAGACACGATCGCTAGAACTGGTTATCCTGGATATTTCTTAATTACCTGGGATTTTATTAAAGCAGCACGAGAAATGGATGTTGCCGTAGGTCCTGGACGTGGAAGTGCTGCTGGAAGTGTAGTCGCTTATTGTTTATGGATTACCAATGTAGATCCTATTCACTACGACTTACTTTTTGAGCGTTTCCTAAATCCTGATCGTGTATCCATGCCCGATATTGATATTGATTTTGATGATGAAAATCGTCATAAGGTGATGGATTATGTAATTGAAAAATATGGTGCTTCACAAGTGGCACAAATTATCACTTATGGAACGATGGCAGCAAAGTCTTCTATAAGGGATACTGCTCGTGCACTTGATTTACCATTACAAGATGCCGATCGTGTTGCAAAGTTGATTCCTGACTTTGCTAAACTTAAAAAGATTTTTGCTCTAGAGGACAATGAAATAGGTAGCAAATTTAGAGGCGATGATGCAGATATGGTGCGAGAACTGCGAGGACTCGCCGAAGGAAATGACCTTACTGCTGAAACATTAAAGCAAGCACGTATTCTAGAAGGATCTGTTAGAAACACTGGTGTTCATGCTTGTGGTGTCATTATTACGCCAGATGACTTGACAAATTTTGTGCCTGTTGCTACAGCAAAAAATTCTGATCTTTACGTAACTCAATTTGATAACGAAGTTGTAGAAAGCGCAGGTCTTTTAAAAATGGACTTCTTAGGGTTAAAAACCTTAAGTCAGATAAAAGATACGGTTGCTATCATAAAAGAGCGCCATGGAATAGAGCTTGACATAGAATCCATTCCGTTAGATGATGAGAAAACCTACGAACTCTTCCAGCGTGGAGAAACTACGGCTATTTTCCAGTATGAAAGTGTTGGGATGCAAAAATACATGAGAGAGCTCAAACCTACTCAATTTGCCGATCTTATCGCTATGAACGCTTTGTATCGTCCTGGACCTCTAGAATATATTCCAGAATTTATTGATCGTAAACATGGTCGTAAAGAGATCGTTTATGATCTAGACGCCATGGAGGAATACCTTCAGGAGACTTATGGTATTACGGTATATCAAGAGCAAGTGATGTTGCTTTCTCAAAAACTGGCTAACTTCTCTAAAGGTGATGCAGATGTTTTGAGGAAAGCCATGGGTAAAAAGCAAATGGCGACGCTGCAAAAGATGAAGCCTCAATTTCTAGATGCTGGAGAAGGAAACGGTCATGATCGCACGATTCTTGAAAAAGTATGGAAAGACTGGGAAGCATTTGCCTCCTATGCATTTAATAAATCTCACTCGACATGTTATGCTTGGATTGCTTATCAAACAGCTTATCTAAAAGCAAACTATGGTGCCGAATTTATGGCAGCTACGCTTTCTAATAACATGAATCAGATCAAAGATGTTACTAAGTTCATGGACGAGTGCCGCCGCATGGGACTAGACGTATTAGGGCCTGATGTTAATGAATCCAATTATAAATTTACCGTAAATCCTAAAGGAGCCATTCGTTTTGGGATGGGAGCTGTGAAAGGTCTAGGTCATGGTGCAGTAATGACTATTATTGATAACAGAAAAGATGGTCCTTACAAGAGTATCTTTGATATGGCAAAGCGCATAGACTTGCGTGCAGCAAATAAAAAGTCCTTTGAAGCACTGGCTTTGAGTGGTGGCTTTGACGGTTTAGGAGGAGAAAATAGAGCTCAGTTCTTCTATGAATTTGAAAACGGACAGATTTTTCTGGAACAAGTAGTGAAATACGCGCAAAAATTTCAAGAGAATGAAAACAGTGCTCAAGTAAGTCTTTTTGGAGAAGCTAGTGACGTACAAATACCAGAACCTCAATTGCCGATTTGCGAAGATTGGGGAACGATGGAGAAATTAAAAAGAGAAAAAGAAGTAGTTGGAATCTATATTTCAGGACATCCTCTGGATGATTATAAAAAAGAGATCGAGTTTTTCTGTAATGCAAATCTTGCGGCTATGAAAGACCTCACTCCTTTAGTAAATAGAGAATTGACTTTTTGTGGTGTTATTACAGAAGCACGTCATATGATGAGTAAGGCAAACAAGCCTTGGGGAATGTTTACTATGGAGGACTATGAGGAAACTTATGAGTTTAGAATGTTCGGTGAAGACTATTTAAAATTCAGACACTTTTTAATTCCGAATACTTTTTTACATGCCAAAGTGAAAATTCAGCAAGGCTGGATCGATAAAAATACGGGCAAACCTCGAGATCCTAGAATTCTATTTACTGCCATGTCACAATTACAAGATGTGATGTCGCAAGCTGCCAAAAAACTGACGATTGAATTACATGTAAGCGAGGTTTTAGAAGAGCGCATAGAATTACTTAAGGAGACACTAGATAAGCATCAAGGAGATCATCGTTTGTATTTTAATCTGAAGGATCACGAAGAAAAAATTTCTTTAGACATGTCAGCAAGACTTCAAAAAGTAAATGTTACCGCAGAGTTGTTAGAGGTTTTAGATGAAAATGAAATCACCTATGGAGTTGGTTAA
- the metK gene encoding methionine adenosyltransferase: MPYLFTSESVSEGHPDKVADQISDALLDNFLAFDPESKVACETLVTTGQVVLAGEVKSNTYIDAAQIARDVINKIGYTKGAYQFSGDSCGVISLIHEQSQDINQGVDRATKEEQGAGDQGMMFGYATNETENYMPLALDISHKILIELAALRREMKDITYLRPDAKSQVTIEYSDDNVPQRIDAIVISTQHDDFNDDDDAMLAQIKKDLVEILIPRVKKLLPEYAQQLFNDDITYHINPTGKFVIGGPHGDTGLTGRKIIVDTYGGKGAHGGGAFSGKDPSKVDRSAAYASRHVAKNLVASGLATEVLVQVSYAIGVVEPTSINVETYGTSTVDLTDGEISKKVAEIFDMRPAAIESRLKLRNPIYQETAAYGHMGRTPRTEKLVFESPYNGRVEREVELFTWEKLDFVDQVKQAFSL; this comes from the coding sequence ATGCCATATTTATTTACATCAGAGTCCGTTAGTGAAGGACATCCAGACAAAGTTGCTGACCAAATCAGTGATGCACTGCTCGATAATTTTCTAGCTTTTGATCCAGAATCAAAAGTGGCCTGTGAAACCCTAGTTACTACAGGACAAGTAGTTCTTGCAGGAGAAGTAAAATCAAATACGTATATCGATGCAGCACAGATTGCACGCGATGTGATCAACAAGATAGGTTATACAAAAGGTGCTTATCAATTTTCTGGAGATTCTTGTGGAGTGATTTCTTTAATACATGAGCAATCGCAAGATATCAATCAAGGTGTAGATCGAGCGACTAAAGAAGAGCAAGGTGCTGGTGATCAAGGAATGATGTTCGGTTATGCAACTAATGAGACAGAGAACTATATGCCTTTAGCTTTAGATATTTCTCATAAAATATTGATTGAACTTGCTGCTTTACGTCGTGAAATGAAAGACATCACTTATTTGCGACCAGATGCAAAATCACAAGTAACTATTGAGTATAGCGATGATAACGTACCACAACGTATTGATGCTATCGTAATTTCTACGCAGCATGATGATTTTAATGATGATGACGACGCGATGCTGGCTCAAATCAAAAAAGATCTTGTTGAAATATTGATTCCGCGAGTAAAGAAGTTATTACCAGAATACGCTCAGCAATTATTCAATGACGATATCACGTATCACATTAACCCTACTGGTAAATTTGTAATCGGTGGACCGCATGGTGATACGGGACTTACTGGTCGTAAGATTATAGTAGATACTTATGGGGGAAAAGGAGCTCACGGTGGTGGTGCTTTTTCTGGAAAAGATCCTTCTAAAGTAGATAGAAGTGCCGCTTATGCTTCTCGTCACGTAGCAAAAAATCTTGTTGCCTCAGGACTTGCAACAGAGGTATTAGTACAAGTTTCTTATGCAATAGGAGTTGTAGAACCTACTTCTATTAACGTTGAAACATACGGAACTTCTACAGTAGACTTAACAGATGGAGAAATTTCAAAGAAGGTAGCCGAAATTTTTGACATGCGTCCAGCAGCCATTGAGTCACGTTTAAAATTAAGAAACCCTATCTATCAAGAAACAGCAGCCTATGGCCACATGGGTAGAACACCTCGTACTGAAAAGCTGGTTTTTGAATCACCTTATAATGGAAGAGTAGAACGTGAAGTAGAACTTTTTACTTGGGAAAAATTAGACTTTGTAGATCAAGTAAAGCAAGCTTTCTCTCTTTAA
- a CDS encoding tail fiber domain-containing protein, whose amino-acid sequence MKLVLLLCFFCSTLVAQVGIGTSTPSSSSLLDIHSDAGDKGILIPRIDIENLNTAAPVTGLMEESLLVYNTNTVTGSGFYFWNGSLWQPLNSGNNNNVSNPDPNSFWKTTGNMGTDAGTNNDQHFLGTWDNQDLVIATNTEERVRVTTNGDVGIGENNPSQLLHISTARNGQGIKIERGNDNFEITQSDRNLDLNSSNNNGNFIYSFSGNQKLIMDNNQFYPAVNSVDNTNNVGYDLGIFSRHFRRVYSQAIHTNDNDVNGGLRINIGSSGNTTADYMFSDFAHFPVLNGVKDLGRNGNAWGDFYFQNAFRVSDKRTKKNIETMQPGLTTVLSINTYQYQYINDKSNRLQYGFMAQELQQQIPSIVDEATNEEKSLAVDYGQMIPLLVKSIQEQQTQIDALKKEISDLKNR is encoded by the coding sequence ATGAAATTAGTTTTACTATTATGTTTTTTCTGTTCCACACTTGTTGCTCAAGTGGGAATAGGAACGTCCACTCCATCTAGCAGTTCTTTACTCGATATTCATAGTGACGCAGGAGATAAAGGAATATTAATCCCAAGAATCGATATTGAAAATTTGAATACTGCAGCGCCAGTAACTGGCCTTATGGAAGAGAGCTTATTAGTTTACAATACAAACACTGTTACCGGTTCAGGATTTTATTTTTGGAATGGATCTTTATGGCAGCCATTAAATTCAGGTAATAACAACAATGTAAGCAATCCAGACCCAAATTCCTTCTGGAAAACTACTGGAAACATGGGGACTGATGCTGGTACAAATAACGACCAGCATTTTCTAGGTACTTGGGATAATCAAGATTTAGTCATCGCGACAAATACAGAGGAAAGAGTGCGCGTTACAACTAATGGTGACGTTGGTATAGGTGAAAACAACCCTAGTCAACTATTGCATATTTCTACTGCTAGAAATGGGCAAGGAATAAAGATAGAAAGAGGAAATGATAATTTTGAAATCACTCAAAGTGATAGAAATTTAGACCTCAATTCTTCAAACAACAATGGAAACTTTATTTATTCGTTTTCTGGAAATCAGAAACTGATTATGGATAATAATCAATTTTATCCAGCCGTTAATTCTGTAGACAATACTAATAACGTAGGTTATGACCTTGGGATTTTTAGCAGACATTTTAGACGCGTTTACTCGCAAGCCATACATACTAATGATAATGACGTCAATGGTGGATTAAGAATCAATATAGGAAGCAGCGGTAACACCACTGCAGACTATATGTTCAGTGATTTTGCCCACTTTCCAGTTTTAAATGGTGTTAAAGATTTAGGTAGAAATGGTAATGCATGGGGTGATTTCTATTTTCAAAATGCCTTTAGAGTTTCAGATAAAAGAACAAAGAAAAACATAGAGACCATGCAGCCAGGTTTAACAACGGTACTATCCATAAACACTTACCAATATCAATACATCAACGATAAAAGTAATAGATTACAATATGGTTTTATGGCTCAAGAATTACAACAGCAAATTCCTTCTATAGTTGATGAAGCAACAAACGAAGAGAAATCTCTTGCCGTTGATTACGGTCAGATGATACCACTTCTTGTAAAATCTATACAGGAGCAACAAACCCAAATCGATGCGTTAAAGAAAGAAATATCTGATCTCAAAAACAGATAG
- a CDS encoding RrF2 family transcriptional regulator has protein sequence MLSRKTKYGIKALTYLARLKNQEPTSIATIAESENIPHKFLEAILLELRKNSILGSRKGKGGGYYLMQDPKKIRMSTVHRILEGPIGMLPCVSLNCYEKCEDCADEDACAVNKLMIKVRDNTLEVLENQTLEDLA, from the coding sequence ATGCTATCACGTAAAACGAAATATGGTATTAAGGCGCTCACTTATCTTGCGCGTTTAAAAAATCAAGAACCTACCTCTATTGCTACTATTGCAGAGTCTGAGAATATACCGCACAAATTCCTAGAAGCTATTTTACTGGAATTAAGGAAGAATAGTATATTGGGTAGTCGCAAAGGCAAAGGTGGTGGTTATTATTTAATGCAGGATCCTAAAAAAATAAGAATGTCCACCGTGCACCGCATTCTAGAAGGTCCTATAGGCATGTTACCATGCGTGAGTCTTAATTGTTATGAAAAATGCGAAGACTGTGCAGACGAAGATGCTTGCGCCGTAAATAAATTGATGATAAAAGTAAGGGATAATACACTCGAGGTTCTAGAAAATCAAACCTTAGAGGACTTAGCTTAA
- a CDS encoding NAD(P)/FAD-dependent oxidoreductase, translated as MITTDILIIGAGPTGLFTVFEAGLLKLKCHIIDALAQPGGQCSELYPKKPIYDIPGFPEVLAGDLVDNLMKQIEPFQPGFTLGERAQTIEKQDDGSFIVTTSKGTQHHAKVVAIAGGLGSFEPRKPTIEGIEKYEDNGLAYMIKDPEVYRDKKVVIAGGGDSALDWSIFLADVAAEVTLVHRREEFRGALDSVEKVQDLVDENKIRLVTPAEVLDIKGEDKVESVLLQHNDKAKRMEVIECDAFIPLFGLAPKLGPIADWGLEIEKNAIKVDNTLDYQTNIPGIYAIGDVNTYPGKLKLILCGFHEATLMCQSAYQRIFPDKRYVMKYTTVGGVNGFDGSRKEAEKAVVKKIGNH; from the coding sequence ATGATTACTACAGATATACTAATTATAGGTGCTGGACCTACAGGATTATTTACCGTTTTTGAAGCTGGATTATTAAAGCTTAAGTGCCATATTATTGATGCGCTGGCACAACCTGGTGGACAATGTTCTGAATTATATCCCAAAAAACCTATTTACGATATTCCTGGCTTTCCAGAGGTTTTAGCTGGTGATCTCGTTGATAATTTAATGAAACAAATTGAGCCTTTCCAGCCAGGATTTACTCTTGGAGAACGTGCTCAAACCATAGAAAAACAAGATGACGGTTCTTTTATAGTTACTACCAGCAAAGGCACTCAGCACCATGCAAAAGTAGTTGCGATAGCCGGTGGTTTAGGTTCTTTTGAACCACGTAAACCAACTATTGAAGGAATAGAAAAGTACGAAGACAATGGGCTAGCTTACATGATTAAAGACCCAGAAGTATATCGTGACAAAAAAGTAGTCATTGCTGGTGGAGGCGATTCTGCTTTAGACTGGTCCATTTTCTTGGCAGACGTTGCTGCTGAGGTAACCTTAGTTCATAGAAGAGAAGAATTCCGTGGTGCGTTAGATAGTGTAGAGAAAGTTCAAGACCTTGTAGATGAAAATAAAATACGATTAGTAACTCCTGCTGAAGTTCTTGATATTAAAGGAGAGGACAAAGTAGAGTCTGTTTTATTACAACATAATGATAAAGCTAAGAGAATGGAAGTCATCGAGTGTGATGCTTTTATTCCACTATTCGGTCTAGCTCCTAAATTAGGACCTATTGCAGATTGGGGCTTAGAAATTGAGAAAAATGCCATCAAAGTAGATAATACATTAGACTATCAAACAAATATCCCTGGAATTTATGCCATAGGAGACGTCAATACCTATCCTGGTAAATTGAAACTCATTTTATGTGGTTTTCATGAAGCTACGTTAATGTGTCAAAGTGCTTACCAACGTATTTTTCCGGATAAGCGGTACGTAATGAAGTACACAACCGTTGGTGGCGTAAATGGCTTTGACGGTTCACGCAAAGAAGCCGAAAAAGCGGTAGTAAAAAAAATAGGAAATCACTAG
- a CDS encoding 2Fe-2S iron-sulfur cluster-binding protein → MEDINITIIDREGIEHKVLAPTDMNMNLMEVCKSYELPVQAVCGGMAMCATCQCYIISDHDLGERNDDEQAMLWEADHVKDNSRLGCQIPITEDLDGLIVELAPED, encoded by the coding sequence ATGGAAGACATTAACATCACTATTATTGATCGGGAGGGAATAGAGCATAAAGTTCTCGCGCCTACTGACATGAACATGAACCTCATGGAAGTGTGTAAATCTTACGAGCTTCCTGTGCAGGCAGTTTGTGGTGGTATGGCTATGTGTGCCACTTGTCAATGTTATATCATTAGTGATCACGATCTAGGAGAACGAAATGATGATGAGCAAGCGATGCTTTGGGAAGCAGATCATGTAAAAGATAACTCTCGATTAGGTTGCCAGATTCCCATTACAGAAGATTTAGATGGATTGATCGTGGAACTTGCTCCAGAAGATTAG
- a CDS encoding homocysteine S-methyltransferase family protein, which yields MKKESIYDAVKNRILVLDGAMGTMLQKHKFEEDDFRGDRFKNHPCDVKGNNDLLSITQPEAIAAVHRAYFEAGADIVETNTFSATTIAMADYEMEFLVDELNEQSAIIAKQVADEFTAREPHKPRYVAGAIGPTNKTASMSPDVNDPGYRAITFDELRIAYKQQAAALVKGGVDVLLVETIFDTLNAKAALFAIEELKEELGKDIPVMVSGTITDASGRTLSGQTAEAFLISIEHIPLLSIGFNCALGAKQLTPYLESVSSKSNYGISAYPNAGLPNAFGEYDETPEQMASQIKEYLDKSLINIVGGCCGTSPAHIKAIADIAAQYQPRYIQNTKTTAHV from the coding sequence ATGAAGAAAGAATCCATTTACGATGCAGTGAAAAACAGAATTCTTGTGCTCGACGGAGCGATGGGAACCATGTTACAGAAACATAAATTTGAAGAAGATGACTTTAGAGGTGATCGTTTTAAAAACCATCCATGCGATGTAAAAGGAAATAACGATTTACTTTCCATTACACAACCAGAAGCGATTGCGGCTGTTCATAGAGCCTATTTTGAAGCAGGAGCAGATATTGTAGAGACAAATACCTTCTCTGCAACTACCATCGCCATGGCAGATTATGAAATGGAATTTCTAGTGGACGAACTCAATGAGCAAAGCGCGATCATCGCAAAACAGGTGGCCGACGAGTTTACAGCTCGTGAGCCTCACAAACCTAGATATGTAGCTGGTGCGATAGGTCCAACTAATAAAACAGCCAGCATGTCTCCAGATGTTAATGATCCTGGTTATCGTGCCATTACCTTTGACGAATTAAGAATTGCATATAAACAGCAAGCCGCAGCTTTGGTAAAAGGTGGCGTAGATGTATTACTAGTAGAAACCATATTTGATACCTTAAATGCAAAAGCAGCATTATTTGCTATTGAGGAATTAAAAGAGGAGCTAGGTAAAGACATTCCCGTAATGGTAAGCGGTACAATAACAGATGCTTCCGGAAGAACTTTAAGTGGCCAGACTGCTGAGGCTTTTTTAATTTCAATCGAGCATATTCCTTTATTATCGATAGGTTTTAATTGTGCGCTCGGTGCAAAACAATTGACGCCTTATTTAGAGTCAGTTTCTAGTAAATCAAATTATGGGATCAGTGCTTATCCTAATGCTGGATTGCCTAATGCTTTTGGAGAATACGATGAAACTCCAGAGCAAATGGCATCTCAAATTAAAGAGTATTTAGATAAATCATTGATCAATATTGTAGGTGGATGTTGTGGTACATCACCTGCTCACATAAAAGCCATTGCAGATATAGCAGCACAATACCAACCTAGATATATCCAAAACACTAAAACTACTGCTCATGTCTAA